A section of the Humulus lupulus chromosome 2, drHumLupu1.1, whole genome shotgun sequence genome encodes:
- the LOC133819699 gene encoding uncharacterized protein LOC133819699: MASGVVILLTQPPPWRPSYPLRPLSLISPSSYQYRRSWRSQYRRWDSNAETGRSQRFGFDFRGKRDEDEYRDEEEYEEGFYKGNKRRWWSDESPEMEEGPGILEEAIDSLWILKVFKSYGWMLPVIFASWLLASGPKAFLMALAIPLAQSALAFAFDKLWGKSKSKPKRRRARVRKRQSASTVTDTESEREEDEDQEPRRQKMGYQSWVVGDEVPVDKGGQNENSFGGWDDLERAKSAARPSRMRGGSGRTATDKGKLGRRERKSDTPLLLRLLIAFFPFLGSWTKMF, from the exons ATGGCGAGTGGCGTCGTCATCCTCCTCACACAGCCTCCTCCTTGGCGACCCAGTTACCCTCTTCGCCCACTTTCTCTAATTTCACCCTCTTCCTACCAATATCGTCGTTCATGGCGGTCCCAGTACCGCCGTTGGGATTCGAATGCCGAGACCGGCCGGTCTCAGAGATTCGGTTTTGATTTCAGAGGCAAAAGAGATGAAGACGAATACAGAGACGAAGAAGAATATGAGGAAGGATTCTATAAAGGAAATAAGAGGCGGTGGTGGTCTGATGAGTCGCCGGAGATGGAGGAAGGTCCTGGAATTTTGGAGGAAGCCATTGATTCTCTATGGATTCTAAAG GTTTTCAAGTCTTATGGTTGGATGCTTCCAGTAATATTTGCATCTTGGTTACTGGCTTCTGGCCCAAAAGCCTTTCTCATGGCATTAGCAATCCCACTTGCTCAGTCAGCACTGGCTTTTGCATTTGACAAACTATGGGGAAAGTCTAAGAGTAAACCAAAACGCAGGAGGGCCAGAGTGAGAAAGAGACAATCTGCCAGCACTGTAACTGATACCGAATCtgagagagaagaagatgaagaccAGGAACCCCGCAGACAAAAAATGGGGTACCAATCATGGGTAGTTGGAGATGAAGTCCCTGTTGACAAGGGTGGCCAAAATGAAAACAGTTTTGGCGGATGGGATGATCTTGAAAGAGCTAAATCTGCAGCGAGGCCATCAAGAATGAGAGGTGGATCAGGAAGAACAGCGACGGACAAGGGTAAACTGGGTCGAAGAGAAAGGAAAAGTGACACCCCTTTGTTGTTGAGGTTGTTAATTGCTTTCTTCCCTTTTCTGGGATCTTGGACTAAGATGTTTTGA